GGGCCTGATCGAAGGCGCGAGCGAGGGCGTGGGCCTGGGCGTGCGTTTCCTCAAGCACATCGAAAAGACGCGCGTCTTTCTCCACCTCATCGCGCTGAACGACCCCGAACACCCGGACCCTTGGGAATCCTATCAAACGATCCGCACCGAGCTCGAGTCCTACGATCCGGAATTTCTCGAGCGGCCCGAAATCATCGTACTCACCAAATGCGACCTGCCGGACGTGAAGGAACGCCTCCCGGAGGCGAAAAAGGCCCTCAAGAAATCGAAGCGGAAGATCTTCGCCATCTCGGCGGCGACGCACGAGGGTCTCGAAGAACTCTTGCGGGAGACGGCGAAACGGGTTTAACTCACGCCCATGACCCTGAGAACACCCGAAGAAATCAAGGCCATGATCGTCGGCAAGTTTCCCGACGCCCAGGTCGCGTTGAAGGACCTCACGGGCACGGGCGACCACTGGCAGGTCACGGTCGTCACGAAATCATTCGAAGGCAAGCCCATGCTCGAACAGCACCGGATGGTGAAATCGGTCTTCGAAGCCGACATCAATTCCGGGGCCGTCCACGCCTTCTCGCTCAAGACCTACACCCCCGGCGAATGGCAGAAAAAATCGTGAAAGGACGGCCGCTCGAAAGGATCATCCGCCGCACCCGTCGCGTCGTCGTCAAGATCGGCTCGTCCATCCTCGTGGACCGCAAGGGGCGCATCTCCCACCGGGCGCTGTTGGGCGTCGCCGACGGCATCGCCGCCGTCCGGCGCAAGGGCGTTCACGTGATCCTCGTCTCCTCCGGCGCCATCGCCTCGGGCATGCAGCACCTGGGCTTTCGGAAGAAGCCCAAAAAGATCGCGGAGCTCCAGGCCTGCGCCGCCGTGGGACAGCCGATCCTCATTCATATGTATCAGAAGGCCCTCTCGCGGGCCCGGCTCCAGGCCGCGCAAATCCTGCTCACGCGGCCCGACCTGGAGAACAAGGCCCAATACGCCAACGCCAGGCACACGATGAAGGCGCTCTTAAGGCGCGGGATCGTCCCCATCATCAACGAGAACGACACGGTGGTGGTCGACGAAATCCGCGTCGGCGACAACGACAACCTCGCCGCCTTGGTCGCCCGCCTCGCGGACGCCGATCTCTTGGTTCTGCTCACGGATCAGGACGGCTTCTACACCGCGGACCCCCGCAAGGACCCGGCGGCCCGCAGGATCGACGTGGTCGAAAAAATCGACAAAAAGCTCTTTGAACGGGCCTCCGGGACGGATAACGTGGGGTCCGTGGG
This bacterium DNA region includes the following protein-coding sequences:
- a CDS encoding BolA/IbaG family iron-sulfur metabolism protein, with the translated sequence MTLRTPEEIKAMIVGKFPDAQVALKDLTGTGDHWQVTVVTKSFEGKPMLEQHRMVKSVFEADINSGAVHAFSLKTYTPGEWQKKS
- the proB gene encoding glutamate 5-kinase, which gives rise to MAEKIVKGRPLERIIRRTRRVVVKIGSSILVDRKGRISHRALLGVADGIAAVRRKGVHVILVSSGAIASGMQHLGFRKKPKKIAELQACAAVGQPILIHMYQKALSRARLQAAQILLTRPDLENKAQYANARHTMKALLRRGIVPIINENDTVVVDEIRVGDNDNLAALVARLADADLLVLLTDQDGFYTADPRKDPAARRIDVVEKIDKKLFERASGTDNVGSVGGMKTKLEAARKAGRAGVPTVIAHGRSKRILERIFASEPVGSLFLART